A window from Vidua macroura isolate BioBank_ID:100142 chromosome 20, ASM2450914v1, whole genome shotgun sequence encodes these proteins:
- the LOC128817153 gene encoding unconventional myosin-XVIIIa-like isoform X8: MFNLMKKDKEKDGARKEKKKEKKERMSAAELKSLEEMSMRRGFFNLNRASKRDSKTRLEISNPIPIKVASGSELHLTDIDSDSNRGSVILDSGHLSTASSSDDLKADDTNFKGSVLQRAAKFGSLAKQNSQVIVKRFSFSQKSRDESTSETSTPSEHSAAPSPQVEVRMLETPLDKQGVPPGQPCTPPAASLRARVPELVGKRFPAELRLPALVPPQPPTPRQLELQRRNTGDFGFSLRRTTMLDRGPDGQVYRRVVHFAEPGAGTKDVALGLVPGDRLVEINGRNVENKSRDEIVEMIRQSGETVQLKVQPILELSELSRCWLRGGQGTRRAAWDVKDEDKSLAVKRPVKEDGASESPKDAASAPPKAEPPKAEPPKPEPVKSPEPVKSPEPPSGRGKSPEPVLNGAAENGLEGPATEAQGEDGQGLSRRKVVRVVRKVVRKVLPGEDAGSAKEPGRDAKSPEPVPPPRKEETGRSAVPAPPAPPPPRTVVPSAPAKPQPKDEISEGLKTLMAKGKTKEHRPRLRPGDRQEKSCEPAGGDAKLSPSPGAEAKPEPPVQLSGGKAEPAKASALKPTALERHKLDPAASALAPSQGPADDAPAAPLGPVPAAAQAKTEEQIAAEEAWYETEKVWLVHRDGFSLGSQLRPEAGSPLPEGKVKVKLDHDGAVLEVEEDDVEKANPPSCDRVEDLASLLYLNESSTLHTLRQRYGGNLLHTYAGPTMVIINPLSSPSMYSEKVMHMFKGCRREDTSPHIYAVAQAAYRSMLMSRQDQAIVLLGASGSGKTTNCQHLVQYLATIAGSTGKVFSVEKWQALYTILEAFGNSSTGMNGNATRFSQIISLDFDQAGQVASASVQTLLLEKLRVARHPANEATFNVFYYLLACSDSTLRTELHFNHLAENNVFGIVPPSKPEEKQKASQQFSKLLTAMKVMGISGDEQKAFWLILGAIYHLGAAGATKDADEAGRKQFARHEWAQKAAYLLGCSLEELSSAIFKHQPKGTLQRSTSFRQGPDESPLGDSGTGPKLTALECLEGMAAGLYSELFTLLISLLNRALKSSQHSVCSVTVVDTPGAQNPKLAGQSRGATFEELCHNYAQERLQQLFHQRTFARELERYKEENIELALADAEPSSSGSIAAVDQSSHQALVRSLARTDEARGLLWLLEEEALQPGGNEDTLLERLFSYYGPQEGGKKGHNPLLPSDKPRHFLLGHSSGTNWVEYDATGWLNYVKHNPASQNASVLLQESQKKVISSLFAGRGGSALVLSGSVAGLEGGSQLALRRATSMRKTFTTGVAAVKKKSLCIQIKLQVDALIDSIKKSKLHFVHCFLPKAGGGGDPQAVPCRRVSGSELELPAEHCEAGLMQLDVPLLRAQLRGSRLLDALRMYRQGYPDHMVFAEFRRRFDVLAPHLTKKHGRNYIVVDEKRAVEELLESLDLEKSSYHMGLSRVFFRAGSLARLEEQRDTQTSRNITLFQAACRGFLARQHFKKRKIQDLAIRCVQKNIKKNKGVKDWPWWKLFTTVRPLIEVQLTEDQIRGKDEEIQQLKSKLEKVEKERNELRLNSDRLESRITELTSELTDERNTGESASQLLDAETAERLRAEKEMKDLQAKYDALKKQMESMEMEVMEARLIRAAELNGELDDDDSGGEWRLKYERAVREIDFTKKRLQQELEDKLEVEQQGKRQLERKLADLQADSEESQRALQQLKKKCQRLAAELQDTKLHLEGQQGRNHDLEKKQRRFDSELSQAHEEAQRERLQREKLSREKDVLVAEVFGLKQLLEDRDSDIAGLTQKAEALEAELQDISSQESKDEASLAKVKKQLRDLEAKVKDQEEELDEQAGTIQMLEQAKLRLEMEMERLRQTHAKEVESRDEEVEEIRQSCQKKLKQMEVQLEEEYEDKQKVLREKRELESKLSAVSEQANQRDFETEKRLRRDLKRTKALLADAQIMLDHLKNNAPSKREITQLKNQLEESEFTCAAAVKARKSMEVEIEDLHLQIDDLAKAKAALEEQLSRLQREKNEVQSRLEEDQEDMNELMKKHKAAVAQASRDLAQMNDLQAQLEEVSKEKQELQEKLQGLQSQLEFLEQSMVDKSLVSRQEAKIRELETRLEFERTQVKRLESLATRLKENMEKLTEERDQRAAAENREKEQNKRLQRQLRDVKEEMGELAKKEAEASRKKHELEMDLESLEAANQSLQSDLKLAFKRIGDLQAAIEDEMESDSNEDLINSLQDMVAKYQKRKSKIDGDSDVDSELEERVDGVKSWLSKNKGSSKALSDDGSLKGSSPTSSRHTFTYDRWDDEQDAGDSTRRSSRSSPSASEVESRAAETPA, encoded by the exons ATGTTCAACCTGATGAAGAAGGACAAAGAGAAGGATGGGGCCcggaaggagaagaagaaggagaaaaaggaacgAATGTCAGCAGCTGAACTCAAGAGCTTGGAGGAGATGAGCATGCGCCGGGGCTTCTTCAACCTCAACCGTGCCTCCAAGCGGGACTCCAAGACCCGCCTGGAGATCTCCAACCCCATCCCCATTAAAGTGGCCAGTGGCTCTGAGCTGCACCTCACAGATATTGACTCCGACAGCAACCGGGGCAGCGTTATCTTGGACTCGGGCCACCTGAGCACGGCCAGCTCCAGCGACGATCTCAAGGCGGACGATACCAACTTCAAGGGCTCGGTGCTGCAGCGGGCAGCCAAGTTTGGCTCCTTGGCCAAGCAGAACTCCCAGGTGATTGTCAAACgcttctccttctcccagaAAAGCCGGGATGAGAGCACCTCAGAGACCTCCACGCCCTCTGAGCACTCGGCAGCCCCCTCCCCCCAGGTGGAGGTGCGCATGCTGGAGACCCCGCTTGACAAGCAGGGGGTTCCCCCCGGAcagccctgcacccctcccGCCGCCTCCCTGCGCGCCAGGGTGCCGGAGCTCGTCGGCAAGAGGTTCCCTGCCGAGCTGCGGCTGCCCGCCCTggtgcccccccagccccccaccccacggcagctggagctgcagcggCGCAACACCGGCGATTTCGGCTTCTCCCTGCGCCGCACCACCATGCTGGACCGGGGCCCCGACGGGCAGGTGTACCGGCGCGTCGTGCACTTCGCCGAGCCCGGAGCCGGCACCAAAGACGTGGCCTTGGGCTTGGTGCCGGGCGACCGGCTGGTAGAGATCAACGGGCGGAACGTGGAGAACAAATCCCGGGATGAGATCGTGGAGATGATCCGGCAGTCGGGGGAGACGGTGCAGCTGAAGGTGCAGCCCATCCTGGAGCTGAGCGAGCTGAGCCGCTGCTGGCTGCGGGGCGGCCAGGGGACACGCCGTGCTGCCTGGGAT GTCAAGGACGAGGACAAATCTTTAGCTGTGAAAAGACCCGTGAAGGAGGACGGGGCT TCGGAGAGCCCGAAGGATGCAGCATCTGCACCACCGAAAGCTGAGCCCCCGAAAGCTGAGCCCCCAAAACCTGAGCCTGTGAAGAGCCCTGAACCCGTGAAGAGCCCGGAGCCACCTtctgggagagggaagagccCCGAGCCGGTGCTGAACGGGGCAGCTGAGAATGGGCTGGAGGGCCCAGCcactgaggcacagggagaggatgGCCAGGGCCTGTCCCGCCGCAAGGTGGTCCGGGTGGTGCGCAAGGTGGTCCGCAAAGTTCTGCCAGGGGAGGACGCTGGCAGTGCCAAGGAGCCAGGCCGAGATGCCAAGTCTCCTGAGCCAGTACCACCCCCAAGGAAGGAGGAAACAGGCCGTAGTgctgtcccagctcccccagccccgccaCCTCCCCGCACTGTGGTGCCTTCAGCCCCTGCCAAGCCGCAGCCCAAGGATGAGATCTCAGAGGGGCTCAAAACCCTCATGGCAAAGGGCAAAACCAAGGAGCACCGGCCGCGGCTCCGGCCGGGGGACAGGCAGGAGAAGTCCTGTGAGCCGGCTGGTGGGGACGCAaagctgtccccatccccgggCGCTGAAGCCAAACCAGAGCCACCAGTGCAGCTTTCAGGAGGGAAAGCGGAGCCGGCAAAGGCATCTGCTCTGAAACCCACGGCCCTGGAGAGGCACAAG CTGGACCCCGCCGCCTCCGCCTTGGCACCCAGCCAG GGTCCAGCGGACGATGCGCCGGCAGCTCCCCTTGGCCccgtccctgctgcagctcag GCCAAGACAGAGGAGCAGATAGCAGCTGAGGAGGCCTGGTACGAGACCGAGAAGGTGTGGCTGGTGCACAGGGATGGCTTCTCCTTGG GCAGCCAGCTGCGGCCGGAGGCGGGCAGCCCCCTGCCCGAGGGCAAAGTGAAGGTGAAACTGGACCACGATGGAGCCGTcctggaggtggaggaggacgATGTGGAGAAG GCAAACCCCCCGTCCTGCGACCGTGTGGAGGACCTCGCCAGCCTCCTCTACCTCAACGAGTCCAGCACGCTGCACACGCTGCGCCAGCGCTACGGCGGCAACCTCCTGCACACCTACGCCGGGCCCACCATGGTCATCATCAACCCGCTGAGCTCCCCCTCCATGTACTCTGAGAAG GTCATGCACATGTTCAAGGGGTGCCGCAGGGAGGACACGTCCCCGCACATCTACGCGGTGGCGCAGGCCGCGTACCGCAGCATGCTGATGAGCCGCCAGGACCAGGCCATCGTCCTGCTGGGCGCCAGCGGCAGCGGCAAAACCACCAACTGCCAGCACCTGGTCCAGTACCTCGCCACCATCGCCGGCAGCACCGGCAAGGTCTTCTCCG TGGAGAAGTGGCAGGCTCTCTACACCATCCTGGAGGCTTTTGGCAATAGCAGCACCGGCATGAACGGCAACGCCACCCGCTTCTCCCAGATCATCTCTCTGGACTTCGACCAGGCTGGGCAGGTGGCGTCTGCCTCTGTACAG acactgctgctggagaagctgcgTGTGGCCCGGCACCCGGCCAACGAGGCCACCTTCAACGTCTTCTACTACCTGCTGGCCTGCTCTGACAGCACCCTGCG GACTGAGCTTCACTTCAACCACCTGGCAGAGAACAATGTCTTTGGCATCGTGCCTCCCTCCAAG CcggaggaaaagcagaaggcaAGCCAGCAGTTCAGCAAGCTCCTGACAGCCATGAAGGTGATGGGCATCTCAGGAGATGAGCAGAAAGCCTTCTGGCTCATCCTGGGGGCCATCTACCATCTGGGAGCCGCCGGGGCAACCAAAG ACGCCGACGAAG CTGGGAGGAAGCAGTTTGCACGGCACGAGTGGGCTCAGAAAGCTGCGtacctgctgggctgcagcctggaGGAGCTCTCCTCTGCCATCTTCAAGCACCAGCCCAAGGGCACCCTGCAGCGCTCCACCTCCTTCCGTCAGGGCCCCGATGAGTCTCCCCTGGGGGACAGTGGCACAG GTCCCAAGCTGACGGCGCTGGAGTGCCTGGAGGGCATGGCAGCTGGCTTGTACTCCGAGCTCTTCACACTCCTCATCTCCCTTCTCAACAG GGCGCTGAAGTCGAGCCAGCACTCGGTGTGCTCTGTGACAGTGGTGGACACCCCTGGGGCACAGAACCCCAAGCTGGCGGGGCAAAGCCGGGGGGCCACCTTCGAGGAGCTCTGCCACAACTACGCCCAGGAGcgcctgcagcagctcttccacCAGCGCACCTTTGCCCGTGAGCTGGAGCGATACAAGGAG GAGAACATAGAGCTCGCCCTGGCTGAtgctgagcccagctcctcCGGCTCCATAGCTGCTGTGGACCAGTCCTCACACCAGGCACTG GTCCGGTCTCTGGCCCGCACGGACGAGGCACGGGGGCTGCTGTGGCTTCTGGAGGAGGAGGCTCTGCAGCCGGGCGGCAACGAGGACACCTTGCTGGAGAGGCTCTTCTCTTACTATGGCCCCCAAGAAGGGGGCAAAAAAG GGCACAACCCGCTGCTCCCCAGTGACAAGCCCCGACACTTCCTCCTGGGACACAGCTCGGGGACCAACTGGGTGGAGTACGATGCTACGGGATGGCTCAACTACGTCAAGCACAACCCGGCCTCCCAAAACGCCTCTGTCCTGTTGCAGGAATCCCAAAA GAAGGTGATCAGCAGCCTGTTTGCGGGGCGCGGCGGGTCGGCACTGGTGCTGTCGGGCTCGGTGGCGGGGCTGGAGGGGGGCTCCCAGCTGGCCCTGCGCCGGGCCACCAGCATGCGCAAGACCTTCACCACCGGCGTGGCTGCCGTCAAGAAGAAATCCCTCTGCATCCAGATCAAGCTGCAAGTG GACGCCCTCATCGACAGCATCAAGAAGTCCAAGCTCCACTTTGTGCACTGCTTCCTGCCCaaggcggggggcggcggggaccCCCAGGCCGTGCCGTGCCGGCGGGTGAGCGGCAGCGAGCTGGAGCTGCCGGCGGAGCACTGCGAGGCCGGGCTGATGCAGCTGGACGTGCCCCTCCTGCGCGCCCAGCTCCGCGGCTCCCGCCTGCTCGACGCCCTCCGCATGTACCGCCAAG GTTACCCTGACCACATGGTGTTTGCGGAGTTCAGGCGGCGCTTTGATGTCCTGGCCCCACACCTGACCAAAAAGCATGGGCGCAACTACATTGTGGTGGATGAAAAGCGG gcagtGGAGGAGCTCCTGGAATCACTGGacctggagaagagcagctaCCACATGGGCTTGAGCCGG GTGTTTTTCCGGGCTGGATcgctggccaggctggaggagcagcgGGACACACAGACCAGCAGGAACATCAcccttttccaggctgcttgCAGGGGCTTCCTGGCACGGCAGCACTTCAAGAAGAGAAAG ATCCAGGATTTGGCCATCCGGTGCGTGCAGAAGAACATCAAGAAGAACAAAGGGGTGAAGGATTGGCCCTGGTGGAAGCTCTTCACCACGGTGCGGCCCCTCATCGAGGTGCAGCTCACTGAGGACCAGATCCGCGGCAAAGAC GAAGAGATCCAGCAGCTGAAGAGCAAACTTGAGAAGGTGGAGAAGGAGCGTAACGAGCTGCGGCTCAACAGCGACCGCCTGGAGAGCAGG aTCACAGAACTGACGTCGGAGCTGACGGACGAGCGGAACACCGGCGAGTCGGCCTCCCAGCTGCTGGACGCTGAGACGGCCGAGAGGCTGCGGGCTGAGAAGGAGATGAAGGACCTGCAG GCCAAGTACGATGCCCTGAAGAAGCAGATGGAGTCGATGGAGATGGAGGTGATGGAGGCTCGGCTCATCCGGGCGGCCGAGCTCAATGGGGAGCTCGACGATGATGACTCAG GTGGCGAATGGCGGCTGAAATACGAGCGAGCAGTGCGGGAGATCGACTTCACCAAGAAacggctgcagcaggagctggaggacaaGCTGGAGGTGGAGCAGCAGGGCAAGAGGCAGCTGGAGCGCAAG CTGGCGGACCTGCAGGCGGACAGCGAGGAGAGCCAGCGGgcgctgcagcagctgaagaagaagTGCCAGCgcctggctgctgagctgcaggacacCAAGCTGCACCttgagggacagcagggacgcAACCATGACCTGGAGAAGAAGCAGCGGAG GTTTGACAGCGAGCTCTCACAGGCGCATGAGGAGGCGCAGCGGGAACGGCTGCAGCGGGAGAAGCTGAGCCGAGAGAAGGATGTGCTGGTGGCCGAGGTCTTTGGCctcaagcagctgctggag GACAGGGACTCGGACATCGCAGGGCTGACACAGAAGGCGGAGGcgctggaggcagagctgcaggacatcTCCTCCCAGGAGTCAAAGGATGAAGCCTCCCTGGCCAAGGTGAAGAAACAGCTGAGGGACCTGGAGGCGAAGGTCAAAGACCAGGAGGAGGAACTGGATGAGCAGGCTGGGACCATCCAGATGCTGGAGCAG GCGAAGCTGCggctggagatggagatggagcgGCTGCGGCAGACCCACGCCAAGGAGGTGGAGAGCCGTGatgaggaggtggaggagatCCGGCAGTCCTGCCAGAAGAAG CTGAAGCAGATGGaggtgcagctggaggaggagtaTGAGGACAAGCAGAAGGTGCTGAGAGAGAAGCGGGAGCTGGAGAGCAAGTTATCTGCTGTCAGCGAGCAG GCCAACCAGCGGGACTTTGAGACGGAAAAGCGCCTGCGCCGAGACCTGAAGAGAACGAAGGCATTGCTGGCTGATGCTCAGATCATGCTGGACCACCTGAAAAACAACGCACCCAGCAAGAGGGAGATCACCCAGCTCAAGAATCAG ctggaagagTCGGAGTTCACTTGTGCGGCCGCTGTCAAGGCCCGCAAATCCATGGAGGTGGAGATCGAGGACCTCCATCTGCAGATTGATGACCTTGCCAAGGCCAAGGCAGCG ctggaggagcagctgagccgTCTGCAGCGGGAAAAGAATGAAGTGCAGAGCCGGCTGGAGGAGGACCAGGAGGACATGAATGAGCTGATGAAGAAGCACAAGGCAGCTGTGGCCCAG GCATCCCGGGACCTGGCACAGATGAATGacctccaggcacagctggaggagGTCAGCaaggagaagcaggagctgcaggagaag ctgcaaggtctgcagagccagctggagTTCCTGGAGCAATCCATGGTGGACAAGTCGCTGGTGAGCCGGCAGGAGGCCAAGATCCGCGAGCTGGAGACCAGGCTGGAGTTCGAGAGGACGCAAGTCAAGCGCCTGGAG